A stretch of the Aegilops tauschii subsp. strangulata cultivar AL8/78 chromosome 4, Aet v6.0, whole genome shotgun sequence genome encodes the following:
- the LOC109779398 gene encoding aquaporin NIP3-3-like yields MGSMIVPMEPIHHVDGNGDPPPPSSEPDSTRPRRRRPKFPNMAAVPLVKKVTAEFLGTFILMFIQVSSIIMDEQHHGVVGLMGIAVSVGLAVMVLVFSIIHISGCHLNPAVSIAMGVFGHLPPAHLVPYIVAQVLGSTAASFAGKAIYHPVNPGITTIPSVGTVEAFAVEFIITFILLFVIIAVATDPHAVKKLIAVAVGATVVMNILIAGPSTGASMNPARTIGPAIATGRYTKIWVYLVAEPLGAIAGVGSYMAIKL; encoded by the exons ATGGGGTCGATGATTGTGCCGATGGAGCCGATCCACCATGTCGATGGCAACGGCGATCCACCACCACCGTCCTCTGAACCTGACTCAACTcgtcctcggcggcggcggcctaaaTTTCCAAACATGGCAGCGGTGCCACTCGTCAAGAAG GTGACGGCGGAGTTTCTGGGGACGTTCATCCTCATGTTCATCCAGGTGTCCTCCATAATCATGGACGAGCAGCACCACGGCGTGGTGGGCCTCATGGGCATCGCCGTGTCCGTCGGCTTAGCGGTCATGGTGCTCGTCTTCTCCATCATCCACATCTCCGGGTGCCACCTGAACCCGGCCGTGAGCATCGCAATGGGTGTCTTCGGCCACCTCCCGCCGGCCCACCTTGTCCCTTACATTGTCGCGCAGGTGCTTGGCTCCACCGCCGCCTCCTTCGCCGGCAAAGCGATTTACCACCCCGTGAACCCCGGGATCACCACCATCCCGAGCGTTGGCACGGTGGAGGCGTTCGCCGTGGAGTTCATCATCACGTTCATCCTTCTCTTCGTCATAATAGCTGTTGCCACGGACCCTCATGCA GTGAAAAAATTGATAGCAGTAGCGGTCGGTGCGACAGTGGTGATGAATATTCTCATCGCGGG GCCGTCAACAGGAGCATCTATGAATCCAGCGCGTACAATTGGACCAGCCATTGCCACAGGGAGATACACCAAGATTTGGGTTTATCTGGTGGCTGAACCACTGGGAGCTATTGCTGGAGTTGGATCCTACATGGCAATTAAGTTGTAG
- the LOC109779397 gene encoding glutathione gamma-glutamylcysteinyltransferase 1 yields MEVASLYRRVLPTPPAVEFASPEGRRLFAEALEGGTMEGFFSLVPHFQTQSEPAFCGLASIAVVLNALAIDPGRRWKGPWRWFDESMLDCCEPLHVVRSQGITFGKVVCLARCAGASVRCFRADHAAVHDLRAHLARCASSRDCHLIASYHRGHFKQTGGGHFSPIGGYHAGTDMALILDVARFKYPPHWVPLTLLWEAMNTTDKTTGFPRGFMLVSRQTSAPSLLYTVSCGDESWKSMAKYCVEDAPNLLKDESPDNVTTLLSRLVGSLPANAGDLIKCVVEVRRKDDGGSCLSKEEKERLLLKETVVQQVRDTKLFRIVQELQYPKRLRQAHTKNVISGTVVSEGNRQANGVDLLLPATPSEKTLCSPNSTNEAVKYPSSTDVLTVLLLVLHPGTWFGIRDERVKAEFQSLVSTESLPDLLKREILHLRRQLHYLTGCEGEEACQEPMPLSP; encoded by the exons ATGGAGGTGGCGTCGCTGTACCGGCGGGTGCTCCCGACGCCGCCGGCCGTGGAGTTCGCGTCGCCGGAGGGGCGGCGGCTCTTCGCGGAGGCGCTGGAGGGCGGCACCATGGAGGGCTTCTTCAGCCTCGTCCCCCACTTCCAGACGCAGTCGGAGCCGGCCTTCTGCGGCCTcgcctccatcgccgtcgtcctcaACGCGCTCGCCATCGACCCGGGCCGCCGCTGGAAGGGGCCCTGGCGGTGGTTCGACGAGTCCATGCTCGACTGCTGCGAGCCCCTCCACGTGGTCCGCTCCCAGGGCATCACCTTCGGCAAGGTCGTCTGCCTCGCGCGCTGCGCCGGCGCCAGCGTCCGCTGCTTCCGcgccgaccacgccgccgtccaCGACCTCCGCGCCCACCTCGCCCGCTGCGCCTCGTCGCGCGACTGCCATCTCATCGCCTCCTACCACAGGGGCCATTTCAAGCAG ACTGGGGGTGGCCATTTCTCGCCGATCGGCGGCTACCATGCCGGGACAGACATGGCGCTCATCTTGGATGTGGCGCGCTTCAAATACCCTCCTCATTGGGTTCCATTGACACTTCTCTGGGAAGCCATGAATACGACTGACAAAACAACTGGATTTCCCAGGGG GTTCATGCTTGTCTCAAGGCAAACTTCAGCTCCTTCATTGCTCTACACAGTG AGTTGCGGGGATGAAAGTTGGAAAAGCATGGCCAAGTATTGTGTGGAAGACGCCCCCAATCTTCTGAAGGATGAGAGCCCAGACAATGTCACAACACTTTTGTCCCGCCTAGTGGGATCTCTCCCGGCCAATGCCGGAGATCTCATCAAATGTGTCGTTGAAGTCAGGAGAAAGGACGATGGTGGATCATGCTTGAGCAAAGAGGAGAAAGAGAGGCTTCTTCTGAAG GAAACAGTAGTACAGCAAGTCCGTGATACCAAGCTTTTCAGAATAGTCCAGGAACTGCAATACCCCAAGCGGCTTCGTCAGGCACACACAAAGAATGTTATCTCAGGCACCGTGGTATCCGAAGGGAATAGACAAGCAAATGGTGTTGATTTGCTTTTACCAGCAACCCCATCGGAGAAAACCTTATGCAGTCCAAACTCGACGAACGAGGCTGTCAAATATCCATCAAGCACAGATGTCCTAACTGTCCTACTGCTGGTTTTGCATCCCGGCACATGGTTTGGCATAAGAGATGAGAGAGTGAAAGCGGAATTTCAGAGTCTTGTTTCAACAGAGAGCCTTCCTGACCTTCTTAAACGGGAG ATACTGCATCTAAGGCGGCAGCTCCATTATTTAACTGGTTGTGAAGGAGAGGAGGCATGTCAAGAGCCTATGCCACTATCCCCTTAG